A window of Lagenorhynchus albirostris chromosome 11, mLagAlb1.1, whole genome shotgun sequence contains these coding sequences:
- the LOC132528961 gene encoding RNA-binding protein 3-like: MSSEEGKLFVGGLNFNTDEQALEDHFSSFGPISEVVVVKDRDTQRSRGFGFITFTNPEHASDAMRAMNGESLDGRQIRVDHAGKSARGTRGGAFGAYGCSYSRGGGDQGYGSGRYDSRHGGYGYGYGRSRDYGGRSQGGYDRYSGGNYRDNYDN, encoded by the coding sequence ATGTCCTCTGAAGAAGGGAAGCTCTTCGTGGGAGGGCTCAACTTCAACACTGATGAGCAGGCTCTGGAAGACCACTTCAGCAGCTTCGGACCTATTTCTGAGGTGGTTGTTGTCAAGGACCGGGACACTCAGCGATCCCGGGGTTTTGGCTTCATCACCTTCACCAATCCAGAGCATGCCTCAGATGCCATGAGAGCCATGAATGGAGAGTCTCTGGACGGTCGTCAGATCCGTGTAGACCACGCGGGCAAGTCGGCCCGGGGAACAAGAGGGGGTGCCTTTGGGGCCTATGGTTGCAGCTACTCTAGAGGTGGTGGGGACCAGGGCTATGGAAGTGGCAGGTATGATAGCCGACATGGAGGATATGGATATGGATATGGAAGGTCCAGAGACTATGGCGGCAGAAGCCAGGGTGGTTATGACCGCTACTCAGGAGGAAATTACAGGGATAATTATGACAACTGA